GGCAGTTCTATGGTGTgcgtggcatccccaatgtgttaggtgccatagattgcacccatgtggcttTAAatcccccccaagacagggagcctGAATTCAGGAACAGGGAAAGTTATCATTCCCTGAATATACAAGTGGTGTGTGACGCGAACATAAACCTCAGGAGCATCGTGTCCGGCTTCCCAGGCTCCTCACACGATGCTTACCTCCTAAGGCCCGGCTTTATAATGTTTTTCAATccggacaaatgcctcacgggtggcttttaggtaagtatttgtgtcatgtacagtatagcacaacttgcccacatttgctttctgtctctaactgtcaaaccagggcctgcctgccataagcatggtttgcaattgcaaaagggccctcttttgacagtgggagagtcaaagcagctacttgtagtgtcagctatcagtctcacactgtcacatctgttgcaaaagggccctcttttgacagagggagactggaagcagcttatttgttttgCTCTAGGTGGCTGATCACCCCCAGTCACAGGCCACGTACATGGgctgaatgtgcttttaaagccGCTTCCGCTGCCTGGACTAGTCGGGAGGCAGCCTCATATACAGTCCCACTAAAGTTGCACAGATAATTGTAGTGtgcgctgtactgcacaatctgacTAACCAGCATGGCTTACCTGTctttgtggctgaggacctggatgatcCAATTCATCCCATAGATCCTGTCCAAGCTGTGGGCAGAAATCGTTAACAATTACTTTttctgtaagtacctacaatctttaatcccataaaaaaagaaacacaaaacaacttctcaaaaaaaaatgattttatttacagtgaaaatagttgcacacatacaaaagaaatgctcctttcttttatttctcacagcagtagtgagtggcaactaaggctCATGTCGCTTTGAGCAGGtgattcacccccccccccccgcccaacacaaatagcaaaaagagaaatgtttatttacaaagcactataagcacataggactaatgtgtattaatattcttGCTTAATACCAAATTTGTCCCATAAAATTCCAAAACTCAAAGATTActtacaaattgtaaaataacattttgctttcGAAAACAGgcatgcttttattgtgttgcctacaataagcaatcccataacaacgcagtcactttttgttactcattgttgccctaCTCAATCCActttctttcaagtgtaacaatactaagccatgctctgacacaaaccctaatAAAATGTTGCACGTTGctactaagtggcctcgctaactcccacgGCTCTCCCTTATATTGTggattaaacaatgcttccacaataatcctccttcataaaggagaggaCAGgacattaaatattattttaattactcccctatttactgtcttaatttttgttgtactccacagcttttaGTACATAAGTAGGGCACATAATGATAGGCGTACGTacgtatgtacatacatacatacatacatacattacatacaagtaaagaaagcaggaaagaagccaaaaaaaggaaggaaagacagtaaaccaaaaggaaaagcagattgaggagaaaagcagatgagcaagtgttaaatagaaatatgaatgtaagatatttacctataTCCGGAGTCTTCTGCAAGTTCTTTCTTCAGGACCCTTTTGATATCATGATATCTTTTTTTACAGTGTTGGACACTCCTCAGACAGACCCCGACACTGTTCGCATGGTCAGCTATGTCGTTCCATGCTCTGTTTTTAACAGCTGTAGCTGTTTTGGATGCATATTTGCCGATCATTCGGTCAAACACAGACACAAGCTTCTCAATTAGTGTAGAGCCTCATTCTCAAATTCAGAAAATTTAAGATTTCTAAGCCTGCTCTCCTGCTTTTTTCATGtttggtttgggtggggggggggaagttcaTTACTTTCCACTTcactggcttcctctggctgATAATCCTTATCTGTGCCCTCAATATCAGACAAATATGGGCTGCTGatgtagccaggcctctcttTCCCACTGTCACTGCTGGATAAATTTGCTGGGACAGAAGTAGGAATACTTGCAGGTGTTGGTTTTGTAACTGTCCCTTCCTGATCTCTCATGTAGAACCTGCTTGGTTCATGTAGgctttcaattttcctttttggCCTCTCGCTGTTTTTCGCTGCCACTGCTTGTTTCAACACCGCTATCCATCGATTGGCTCGCCTTGCCTTGCTTTGCCGATTGCGCACCTGCACCTTTCACGCTCTCCATCTCCACACTCACAGcgcaactgcacaaaatggccTTAGTCATGTGGTACACGATGCGTAGCGCTTACATGCAGAATATCGCACATTAATTTCACTTGGGTAATATACCGCACGAAAACGCTCAGAGCAAGTTACATAACACAAAGAACagtgcttcttaattatgacacatgtTACCTTTAGtgaagtcgcaaaaaataagaagtgataacatttttaatgcatgctataaatagcgcttgttttatcgacctttagtgaatcagcccctaaattacTTATGCATGTCCCTTGCCACAACAGGACTGCAGGAGAGAGGTTATGTAGTGTGGTGGAGGATCGTTATTGCATAGTCATACCTGAACACAAAAGAAAGCAGCATCACTGTGATAAGCAAGCTATAAATTCTGACCCTGATTGGTCATCTGATATAAGCATGACAACAACACTGCCAGATTCTTCTTGTCAGTCTTCTACCTTGCAAGCTCTGATTGACAGGCCCCAAGGGACTATAAGAGCATGTCAAAATCCAGCACACTCTTAAAGTAGAAGCAACTTTGGTCCAAATTAAATAGAAAGAGGTCAAATTGAAGAAAATGGCATTTAGGCATATTTTGATGAAGAATACAATTCtgactctttaaaggagaaggaaaggcataattACTGGTCCAGTATCCTCTGCATATATTCACTTGGTCTGGGGCCCTGAGAGAATCCAAAATCAGAATGAGATTGCTAGTTCTCCTACAGTTGTACCCTGGGCAGGtacagttttcagcaaacaggagtactgcacaggaaagtGATTATGACTGTGATTGTAAAAATGGCATTTTGACTACTGCTGATGTCAAAgttactgttcttcgacttcagcttgtTCTTccgattcttctttttcttattcttagcgccccccattttctaagcactactcctcctacagttttaggggttcaagctttcaaggttagaaaagtgggcagagccactaacagccagatTTTACCGTTTAACTTTCattggggaaattcaacctgctgccattctcacagtattaacagcaGGGTCTTCAAactcacagttggtcactaggggactgcagttctagatttgaaaaagtgggcagggccaccaacagccaatcagatttcacgtATTGAATTAAATGCCagggttctcaaactttgcacagtttgtcactgggtgactacgttccaagtttagaaaagtgggcagagccaacaacagattttacctatagactttcactggtttaaatttaaattactgccaatctttaaatattaatactaaggtccccaaactttgcagagatagtcaccaggtaactgtggttcaaggttagaaaagtgggtggagccaccaacacccaatcagattttacctgttgactttcagtggggaaattcaacctgctgccattctcacagtattaacatcagggtccccaaacccaaatcagttggtcactaggggactgcatttttaggtttgaaaaactgggtggagccacaaacagccaatcagatatcatcttgaattttttttatttaaatgggtcagagagttagaaaaagtgggcaaccaccaacagccaatcacatttcacctatttcctgtcaatggtgaaatgtaaaatgctgtcagtgccACAATTTTTACGCCCAAGTCCCCAAAGCTTtacagagttggtcactgggggactgcagttcagaAATAGAAAAAGtgagttgggccactaacagccaatcagatttcatccattgaatttaattggtttaaatttaaaatattgtcattctcacattatttatgccaggatgcccactgtttgtcagtGGGTGTCACTGGGTTAGAAAGAGTGTGCACACCCACCAACCAgcaattgacttttattggtttaaatttaaactgctgccattctttaactattaatcctagggtcccttaactttgcagagttagttactgggtaactgcagtcccAGATAAGAAAAAGTAGGCAAAGCCACCAACCGCCAGTCctatgtcactcattgacttttagGGGAAATTGAATTGAATATTAAATTGTttccagacactattaaaaccagggaccccaaactttgcacagtgatttttactatttaactgtggtccaaggttagaaaaactgggtggagccaacaacagctaatCATATTTCATTtggtgacttcacatttttcaaatcaacatgaagtttgttctcaaacttccctttctagtttgtaaatgtaattcccTCCTCTGATTTCCTTGGCTAGTTGGTAGTCAGCCATCCTCCAACCAAAACacaaattcccacaatgccttgcatgttctaaACAGACCTGAGAAGAATAAGAACTGAAACTGGAGAAGAAtcaatttattttacattgtaataaagggaatagaaaaggataggcagaaactgctttcagttgcaatttcATATACAGATAACTTTAAGATTATTGAAAATCTAatagtatattggaaagttgcttgattttatgtttttaataattCTTAGAATGAacataaaatgttacatttgcaaTATGCCTTAGAGGGTGAGGTAAATGCTAACTAATGCACAAAAAGCCCTAGCAATTTTGATCCTGACATGATATCACATGCACGCATCTGGCTGCTGATCAAGACAAGGCAAGCAGGAAACTGAAGCATCCAAAGATGGCAGCTGCCAACAGCACTCTTAGCTCTGAATTTCTGGCCACTATACAGGGGAACAATAATCATCCTAAATGTAAGTTCTAAGATGAATTTCCCATTTAAATAATAGTATAGACTGATTTAAAATTACTTATGTGAAAGACTAAAGTGATATCAAAGACATTAAGGGTTATTAATAAACGTGTAGTAAAGTAAAAttggaaaaagaaaaagtaaactcCATTTTGcttgcataaaataaaaataggattATAGTTTAGATTATATAGATTATAGTTAAATAATCAAAAATAATTCAGGCTAATACCATATCTGTGAATCCCCCACTAATATGAGCCACAGTAGAGTGCCTGACCACAGAACTTAGGAATTATGGTTTTGCAATGTTTGACATTGCTAGAGTGCAGTCCTGGGGTCCTTATGGTTCCAGTAAGGCTACTTTATGCAACAAATTTATGTAGGTTTCCTCCAGATACACGTTTTttctcctacactccaaaaacatacaggcaggttaacagAGCAGGGACTGaagccctgcagaatatgttagtgcTATATGTAATGATCTAAATGAATGAGGATCAATTTATCAAGTATACACTTTTTTCAGTGAAGgaatattttattaaaggtttattaaaaaaatattatatgtgtATTAAATAACAAGtaacatgttttttaaatatttaaaagtcAACTTTACACTCTCAGTCTTCTATGCTGTTAGGTCTATGCCATCTTTTTAGGTGAAGCATAGTAAAGGATTACTGTGATCTCTGTAATTTAAAAATCGATGTTCAAATTTGATATGGCACAGAAGCTTTCATTAGCTTGGGACTGCATATGTTACACAGCTATGCCCACTCAGACACCTTTGCACATAGGCTTCTATATAACTAAATTGccttgtgtgccttggcttgagCCAGCCCCATATGCTACACAGCCAGTGAATAGTAGTGCAGATAGCCAATGAAAGCTGCACTTTCACAAATCATTCTGTTCCCCGATTCTTCTACTGCAGCTTCCACTTGAAATGTGTATAGCAGAAGTTTGGGGAACCCAACTCTTAGCGCTTCAAAATCACTCTAAAGAAGAGCAGTTTATTTTTGTGTATGCATGACAATGCTTTTATTACTATCTTCATGTTGAACGGTATAGGAATTGATGTCTGGATCAAAAACATGctgcaaaaaaatggaaatttaggAAAATTGGTTGTTTTTAAATTGTGTTAAGGCAGTCCCATGCCTGAAAGATTGTTTACTATTGTCTAGATCCTTTGCCTTTGGGTTTTGCTTATGCACACTTATTTGGGGCCACCACACATACCCTGACTCTCAATCAAGACAGATGTTATCTACTCACAAGGTGAGGTATATGCCATATGCATCAGTGGAGACACATCATTTTACCCTGAAGGTTTGTGGAGAAATCCCTTTTACCACTAAATCACTTTTTAATGTAGTAATATACACTTCTAATGTAGAAGATGTCCTAGCCTTATTAATTTGTTCCACAGAGATTTCAACAGACATACATTGTATCTAGTGTCTTTTGCAATATCACAGACATAGGACTgtgctttaataaatattaagCACAGTGGTACATCATTTAGGCCAGTACATCAGAGGTAAAACTGTGCCTTTAACGTAATTGTCTGTCACCATGAAAAACTAAGGCAAAAGTCAGTGCCCTAGGAAGGATCTCcttaaaatgtacataaaatattATTCACTGTAGCACTTACACACAACAGACAAGCAGCATAGTATTTAAACAAAATACTTATTAACAAGATCTAGCCTCATCTCCTGCCATTCTGAAAAAATACACGGCCCTGAACCATTCTGTAAATATATTCACAGTTTGGTCTAATGGCTTGATGAGTGTTGTTGATGATAAACTTCGGCACTGGTTGACTGCAGTAGCATGAATATCAATAAAGATGTTGACATCAGGTACTCTTCTGGGCTCTCTCTTCTACATAAAGCTGCATCTGCAATGCCAAAGGAGAAAACTTACAAAGCAGAACAATATTTTAAGGTATATATAAGAATTAAAAGTTTAGTACCCTTTGTTTATAACCAGGTCACTTTTCTAAAAGTATATGAAATGAAGCACTCTAACATACGTGAACTTCAGGCTGCCCTACTTTTCTGCACTAAGCCCACCCCAACAGTTTGGAACCACAGCTCTTTGACCATAGGTCAAATTTTACTAATCCTTTTCTCTGCAGAAAGCTGTTCACCTTTAATATATCAGAGGTCATTGTCTTCAGTGGTATAAGTCGAGGTTCCTGCATGTGTACATCTTGTTCATCTGCCAGAATCCATGGGAAGTCCTAAGAGAACAGATTAAACTCAATGAACatcagcaataaaatttttaagaGATAGAAGATTGCATATACATACCTTTATAACTTGAATTTTCTCCATATTCCGTGTAGCAGCTTCTCTAGTGTGAACAAGTAAAGTAAATGTACAGCCtacaaacaaaacatatatatatatatatttttgcatcaCATTTTAGAGGTTATGGAACGAAGtgtattttttattgatgtaACATAATAAGATGGGacaaaatcaaatataaatagGTTAAAATTAGCTGAAAGTCTTAGGAGcatatacgggtatgggacctgttatccagaatgctcgggggttttccagataaggggtcttttcgtaattcagatctcctaccttaagtttatcAAATGTGAAACTCGAGCCACAATCCACCAAGTGAAATTCCTCTACTTTTAACTTATTTCTATGGTATTTGTAGATGTGTATGGTAAATCGTTACTTCTACTCACTGATAAGcctctaaaaataattaaaaaaaaaaaggtgcatggTGGTGAAATCTTACTCTTGAAAAACTGTGGCTAGCTCTAATTTCCTTCACACTTTGATGAATATACCCTATAATGTTAGTGCAAATGAATGGAAGCACTTATATAGGGAATAGCGATTTTGCACACTGCAGGGATTCAATAAGAATTCTATAAATTCTAAACTACCAAAATgcaatgtatttacaaaaaaatgtgtgcattCTTGGTTTACAGGCAGActcaatacaaatatttttttttatccagtacgaggtgttttataattaaatagGTTTTGTCTTCACTAATTTAGCTATATGACTATATAATAGTCATATACTATGGGTAATTCATGTGTTATTCACAATataaatttaaaacaaataaaaatttcCATTGTAaattaatatacatacatattgctTATAAAAAATAAGAGCTTTACACTACAATACTGccaggcctatggcacacagacaTTTTCTATACCAGCGTTAGGTTGATCCATCCTGCATCCATCCTGCATGCAAGATTACAAGTATAAATGGGATCCACTTCTCACTGCATAAAAAAAGGtggattttggccagaaaatgcaAATGCAATAGCTTTCTTCAGATCTCATTCATGCCTGTCATTTTCATATGTTATGGGTGCAGGATGGATCATCCGAAGATTGATTGGACAAAAGATTCTACCTGGGGGATTGTTGTCTAAGACAGCATCACAGACACTAATCTTCAGGATAAAGGCACGAAGTAACTGCTCAACGTGAGACAACAGAGAGTCAGAACTGTAAATGGAAGAAAGAGAACAATAACTTTGTGACTTTAAAGCTACTCTTTCACATggtaatgtataaaaataaactcAGTCAGGTATCAACTAAAGATTTCTGTTTACtttaaaaaagataaaacatgCTTAGGTGCATGGCCCAGGAAATGttattgccttgagaggaaacttctgcgatttcgctGAAATCgcggcggtgggatggcaattcgggcaGATTAGTTGctcgcgaaaagggagatttgtcgcgggcgactaatctccccgtgtgccagagccctaagcaagACCCAGTTATCACCTGTGCATTATCAACTTTAATTTCTCATGCAAAATCCACTTCACCTTTTTAAAGTCTACTtaaagacttaaaggagaaggaaaggctaagtcacttgggggtgccaaaatgttaggcacccccaagtgacttagatcgcttaccttgtaccctgggctggtgcccctgttaggagaaaaaagcaccagcccagggtacctgtaggaagcccttcctccttcctttttcttttgccGGCGAAATCTGTGGGCCAGCGcatgcgaataggaagtaggaagcgcttgctgctaccccgggctggtgctgttctctccgtacaggggcaccagcccggggtaaaaggtaagcgatctaagtcacttgggggtgcctaagattttggcacccccaagtgacttagcctttccttctcctttaaagttattaCTTTTATCCCTTTTACCAAATGTGTATGCATTTACTATTGCATGTGAACAATGtacatttgtaaatatttatgcTGTACAAGGTCAGGCACTGGGAAAACAGCACACTCATTTTATATGCACCTATTTGTTACAAAACTTGAACACACATTAAAATGGCACCTGTGCAGGACCCAAGCTGTACTCACGGGGGTACTTTTATTACAGTGTGAGCTGCCACcaccactggtgatgttgcccatagcaaccaatcagcaattagaatttaacggtcacctacaaggtagaaaacaaaagcaaatatctgattggctgctatgggcaatatgttggcttacacaccataataaatatgccctttagtaTGTCAGTACACCCGCGCAGTTATTTAATATCAACCTTTAAAACAGTACTCAATCTTAATGTAACAGACAAACATTACCTGATAGAAAGCAAGGGTGGTTGTGCAATTTCAAAGACAAATCGCTCCACAGGATGGTGTTCCTTATCTAGAATAACTACCACCACTTTCTCCACATCATTCTGCAATTTAGCAGAAAAAAACCCCAGATTAGATCATTTACTGTAATAAAACCACACTGAAGATCTAATTAACAGGTGGGTACTTAGTATAAAAGAAGCAGACAGAAAAAGACTGATGACAgcagagggggcagataatgcactgctcatttaaaaagcacttgcatTTAGGGTATGCTTGTGCTTTGCACCTAGAACCTGACTGGAAATCTAGCACTAAGTGCTTTAAGTATTTTAAGCAATATTACAAACAAGTACATTTGATAAATCGAGAGCAAAGTGGAACTGCTTCTAAATTTAAGCTATGATATCCGAGATATAACTTTGGATTTAATTTAACTGTCTTTCATCATTGaaaaattaggcaaaaattaaTGCCCTATGTAGTATCTCCTTAAACTGTACATAAAATATTATACAATGTAGCACTTACACACAAGAAGGCAAGCAGCATGGACTAGACATCAAGCACTAGGTGTATAGAGCAGCTCTGTCATGCAGTAAGTACATTCCAATAACCAGACTGTAACTTAAAGTAAGGTAAGTTCCCTACTGCTGggccatttaaatgtaaaaagtggtAGTGATACATTGCACCAGAATATACCTACTGCTTACagagcaaggaaaggcatctaccaaagcccttaatatattgtagagcccccttgcctgtagcagatcggcaattttttttttttttttttaaataacaattcCTTGTCCCAAAATGTGCCTTCAAACTTTCCTCCCTTTTCACCCAGCATCGTCCCTGCACAACCAAAATACACCCCGCTCGCACACCCCCTCCCGCGACCGAGCACCCCCAGCGACACACTctcaaacccccccgctccccacAGCGCTCGCCTGCTCGCCTGTTCTTCGCTCTGATCACTCCTCATTCTGtgtaggggaggggggagcgCACCTGCTTGTAAAACTGAAAACTGCAaagcgcatgcgccgcctacagtgtccCGGTCCTACAGTCAAgggaggagtgatgcattatgggaatcctctttacacagctcagcgttttttctcagtgtttggcttcagatcttctgaacgggtgaaatatggggagacttaagggcactattgagacaactgaaggtatgcctgcagcttgagattaactctttactagcctctccttctcctttaagtaaaagggtcatttttaatagttttaatcCAATCCTGGAGGTAGGTGCTCTACATTTGTATGTTCCTTGTTCTCGTCTATCATGGcagtaaaaacatataaaaagcatAACCTCTGGAAAAGGCAATTCATGTTTTATCGTTGGCAAATCACACTAATACCAATGCGAAGGTATTTACTTAGAAGGGTTGTCTTTCAAAACCTTGAcacacaaatttaaaaaataatgcaaaaattgtAAAATTAAACCATATTAGAACTATTATTATAACAATTATTGCTGAAAAAAACacctagcacagtgctgtccaacaggcAGCCTGAgctattgtgataaaatgggtgtggtttgaagtgagggcgctttaagaaaaaaaatgggagtggtcaaaactggctttcattatcggtcctccaccatgtaggccagaaaaataccagccctcggtaccactgaagttggacagcactgatctaacaAATACATCACAACcttaacacacatatatatatatatatatatatatatataataaatattaataaaatatatatattcaggtcTCACCTTTTCAATGAGTGGTTTAACACAGTGAAGAGTGTCCTGAATGTAACGATTCAATTCAGGATGACATGACatctaaataatataaaacaaaggAGGCAACACACACAAAATTTTAAACAGTTGAATTGATCAGAGAAttaataatgcaaaaaatatttaaaacccAGTGTCTAATCCATGGTTTGTCAACTCACAGCAAATGGAAATGTTGATAATAGTGTTATAATAGTAACACGGGAACAGCTGAATAACAAAAATTGCTATAAGCTACTTGGGATATTTTTACTGGTAAAAGGCCGTGGCAGCCTTGGCCTGGTGCAGAAGCCAAATATATATGTTGTAACATTCCTAGCCTAATTCTTtattgagctttagttctcctttaatcaaaatCTGTACTCATTCTGACATCTATTCTTTAAGCTTATGCAAAATCTGAGAATTCTTATTACTACTGCGCTCCTTTAGAGCTTTTCAGAAAGTCTTGAAAATCTTACACtgggttttgcatttttttccttttcagacATTTCAATAAACGTTCTGTGCATGCATAGCTGCATTCCATGCTGGATCCTTTGCAAatcaggtaaaaaaaacaaaacaaacaaaacaggtAAAATAAAATCCTCAAACTTGAATACTTACACATGGACCTAAATTCCACATTAACTTTAAATTTTGAGCACTGTTGCTTTACCATCCCATAAAAGAAAGCTTTAATATCTACAATCTACCATGTAagtcattacaatcactgggggttgcctaacattttggcaccccccagtgattatacctttccttcacTTTTAAACTTGTTTTGTTATTGGAAAAGTGGTTTGATTTTACCTTTCTCTCATAAGGGTCAATCAGTAGTCTGATACAGAACTTTTTAACTTTGCATGCAAATACTGTTCTGCCTCATATCAATGCTGGTTTAATGTGCCATTCCTCAGATGGTGTTATCACTACCAGGTCTAGCTATGGAAAAGATTTCTCAAATGTGCAGTTATGGAAAATGTTATGCAAAAAAGCTTGTGATCTGGGATTTCTGTTTTTTGTGTAACACGGTACACCATATTTTGAATGTTTTGATAACACTTAAAAGATAAGTAGgtttttaaaattagtttttaaaaGGCCAACACAATTCACAGTTTACTAGGagcacaaacacaaaaaaagttacaatttgaatttttacAAATggtaatggaaaataaaaatttgtatttcttttaaataaatgataaaataagtaATTTGTTAGCATTGGACTTTTGGAGCCTACTAAAACACCTGGAGAGACAAGACTGGATTGTTGATCTTTTCCTGCATAGTACTATATTACTAATGGTACAAATAAATTACTTGATGATTTTTGAAAATGCAAGGtcaggtgataccttttattggctaactgagtaaGTAAAAGTTGAAAGCTTTTCAGATGAcagtattacatctcttcttcaggatTAAAGGTCTtacatctttaaaggaaaactatactccccaaacaatgtaggtctttataaaaatatattgcataaacaactttatatatatatatatatatatatatatatatatatatatatatatatatataaaaccctacttcatctaaataaataattttcataaaaaaaatactgttttactgtgctattgggtactcctaaatagaaaatttccattttaagaaaTAATATGGAATGCAAGGGGAGAATTTCCGCTTTCTGGGatgataggattcacagtgcacacaaaaaacccaaggcacacatacatgctaggccacaccAGCCAATTAATTAAAAGATGTAATTTAACCCTGAATAAGAG
The sequence above is a segment of the Xenopus tropicalis strain Nigerian chromosome 7, UCB_Xtro_10.0, whole genome shotgun sequence genome. Coding sequences within it:
- the mad2l2 gene encoding mitotic spindle assembly checkpoint protein MAD2B isoform 2 (isoform 2 is encoded by transcript variant 3), with amino-acid sequence MDGKMTTLTRQDLNFGQVVADILCEFLEVAVHLILYVREVYPIGIFQKRKKYNVPVQMSCHPELNRYIQDTLHCVKPLIEKNDVEKVVVVILDKEHHPVERFVFEIAQPPLLSISSDSLLSHVEQLLRAFILKISVCDAVLDNNPPGCTFTLLVHTREAATRNMEKIQVIKDFPWILADEQDVHMQEPRLIPLKTMTSDILKMQLYVEERAQKST
- the mad2l2 gene encoding mitotic spindle assembly checkpoint protein MAD2B isoform X2; its protein translation is MTTLTRQDLNFGQVVADILCEFLEVAVHLILYVREVYPIGIFQKRKKYNVPVQMSCHPELNRYIQDTLHCVKPLIEKNDVEKVVVVILDKEHHPVERFVFEIAQPPLLSISSDSLLSHVEQLLRAFILKISVCDAVLDNNPPGCTFTLLVHTREAATRNMEKIQVIKDFPWILADEQDVHMQEPRLIPLKTMTSDILKMQLYVEERAQKST
- the mad2l2 gene encoding mitotic spindle assembly checkpoint protein MAD2B isoform X1; translated protein: MRRRNPNGKMTTLTRQDLNFGQVVADILCEFLEVAVHLILYVREVYPIGIFQKRKKYNVPVQMSCHPELNRYIQDTLHCVKPLIEKNDVEKVVVVILDKEHHPVERFVFEIAQPPLLSISSDSLLSHVEQLLRAFILKISVCDAVLDNNPPGCTFTLLVHTREAATRNMEKIQVIKDFPWILADEQDVHMQEPRLIPLKTMTSDILKMQLYVEERAQKST